Sequence from the Pseudomonadota bacterium genome:
GCATCACCCGCTCCCAGCTGCTCGAGGCGCTTCTGCTGCGCGCCATGGCGGAAAGCGCCCTTGGCCGGCTGGCGCAGAGCCAGCTTACCCTGGACCGTATCCACGCCATCGACCCGAGCTACCAGCCCTCCCCGGCTCAGTATCCTCCCAACTTGCGAAAGAGCCTGGCACGCCGCCGTAGCCGGCATCGCGCGGGGTCGACGGTGTTGCTGATACTGGCCGGCCTGCCCCCTAGCGCCATGATCAGCTTGGATGCCAAGCCCCTCGGTACATTCCATGTCTTGGCCGCGGGCCGTTCCGAAGCACAGGTCGCGCTGACTCCGGGCGTGCACCTCGTTCGAGCGTTCGCGCCGGGCAGGATTGCAGCCGGAACCGCAGTCACGCTCCACACCGACCACAGGCTCGTGCTCGAATTGCCGCCCGATCCGACGCAGGTGCTGCGCCACGCCGGCGAGCCACGGCCAACCGTGCCGACCTCGGTTCACTCGGCTGCCAGGTCGCTCGGCGCAACGCCGTTGCTGGTCGACTACGGCAGGGACCAACGTGCGCGACCGGTGCTCTCGCTGCTGGACACCGCTACCGGCCGCAAGGCGTCACGTATCCTGGGGCGCGGCGCCACCCTCGAAGCGACCGCCGATCTGCTGGTGGCGCAACTGCTCCGTGCCGCGCCGCCCCTGCTCGATCAGGGGGCGGCGGCTTCCTCCCGAGGTTCACCGGTCACGCCGTGGTTGATCGCCGGCGGGGCGGTGGCCATCGCGGCAGGCGCGGTCGTGTTTGTGGCGTTCGCACTGGACGACGAGCCCAGCGAATGGGCTATTCGCGGCACGATCGAACGACCCTAGCTAGCTCCAGCTTCTAGCGAGCCCCGCCATGAGCGAACCCACGAGCACCGAAGCCATTCAAGACGCCCGATTCCATGAGCTGCGCCACGCGCTGGCAGCGGGACGCTATCGGGCCGCGCGGAAGCTGGCGCGGCGGCTGCGCCAGGATTCCGACAAAGAGACAGCGCAGGCCGCAGCGGCACTGCTGCAGGAGACCGAGCTCGACCGGGCTTCGGTGTCGCTGTTGCTCTTGTGCGGTCTGGTCTTCACCGGCATCTGCGCCTTCTGCTACCTGTGACCACATTGCCCGTGGTCCATTTTCTGCCATGCTATATGTCAGTGTTGGTGTCAGCGAGCATCGCCTCGGCACGGCCATGACCCCGCGATGATCATCCTTGGGGGCCCTGGGTCCGATTATTGAAGACACCCCCTGGCATCGAGTCGGCCATAAAGCAGCACAAAGCAAACTACATCATCTTTTCGGATGTCCATCTAGGCTCTGATCTAGTTCAGCATGCCCGACCCTGGACGGTGGGGCGCCTGCGCAGGATGCTGCAGATCGATCGCGACTTGGCCACAATGCTTGACTACTACTGCAGGCATGCCGACCGCGAGCGGCCGTGGTGTTTGGTCATCGCAGGGGACCTGGTCGACTTCGTCGGCATGGCCATCGCTCCCAAGCCGGATGCCGCACTGCAGACGCCGCTAACGGAGGAAGAAAAAACGCACGGTCTGGGCAGCAGCCGAGACCATGCAGAGGCCAAGATGCGCGTGGTCGCCCAGCGTCACGCTTTGGTGTTCTGCAAGCTTGCGCAGTTCGTAGCACAAGGCCACTCGCTGATCCTGATCCGGGGCAACCACGACGTGGAGTTTCATTGGCGCAAGGCTCGGCGCGCGTTTGTCCAAGCCCTGATGGAACGAGCCGAGGGGCTGAGCGATCGGCCGGCCGCCCGCCACGACTACGAGCGTCGTATCGAGTTCCACCCATGGTTCTACTACGTCAAAGGCCTGCTCTACGTCGAGCACGGCCACCAGTACGATGAGGCGTGTAGCTACCACCATGTCCTGAACCCTGTCAGCCCCAAGGATCCGCATCGCATCAGTTGGTCGCTATCGGACATCTTGCTGCGCTACGTTGCACGCCCCTTTCCCGGCGTGGGCGCGGAGGGTCACGACAACAACTCCATCCTCGACTATGTTCGTTTGGCCACATCCATGGGGGGCCGCCGCTGCCTACGTCTTGGCAGCCGATTCTCCGCCGCGATCGTTCACACGTTCAAAGAGTGGCAAGCTCACCGCCATCCCCACAAAGCGAGGGTGCGAGCCAAGCATGAACGCAAGCTCAGAAGACTGGCGCGGCGCTTGGGCTTGCCAGAAGAGCGAATGCTCGCACTTTCGGCCCTGGCGGCCCCGCCCATTACCGGCCGTTTCCTGGGAATCGTTCGCAGCCTCTTCCTGGACGGCGTGATCGCTTTCGGTATCGTCGTTGGTGGTCTCGGTATCGTCGGCTTCTTGGGGCTCGCTCCGTGGCCCTATCTGCCGGCATTGAGCACGGCCCTGGCCGTGGGGCTCTATGTCTGGATGCAGCAGGTACGCGTTGCGGATGCCGCGGCCGGCCTTCGTGAGGGTGCACAGCGCATCGCCGAACTGATGCCAGCTCGCTATATCGTGATGGGCCACACGCACAGCCCGGCGGTAGAGACGCTGGCCGACGGCGTGACCTACGTGAACGTCGGCAGCTGGGGTGTCGACGAGCTCGACGGAGGCGAGCGCGCGGCGCCCCGCACTCACCTGGTCATCCGCCATGTCGACGGCAAGCCGCACGCGCAGTTCTATGCATGGGACCCTGCAACGGGGCCCCTGCCCGTCAATCTAAGCCGTTAGGCTCCCCAACCAACCGGGACTCCTGTGGCGAGGTGCTGGTACCGCGCGGTACCAGCCCAATTCCGCTGTATTATTGGGCTCATCCGGTCCTCGGGCTGCTTGCGTTAAGGAGAGCGCGTGGCTATGCTGCGCCGCGTGAGCACCAAGCCAGCGACGCATACCCAGTGCAAACCAACGTGCCTTGAACGGCGCCTTGCACCGGCCGGCATACGCACCCTGTCCGGCACGGCCGAGCAGAGGTGGTGCCCTTGACCTCGCGCGAGCTCTCGCTGTGGCGCGTTGGCAACACTGACCGCAAGACGATCGCGCCGTTGGACTAGGACTCATGTCGGAAACCAGTTCTGAGGCTGTCGAATACGGCGAGTCCTCGATTCAAGTTCTGGAGGGGCTGGAAGCCGTCCGCAAGCGGCCGGGCATGTACCTAGGAGACGTGCACGATGGCACGGGCCTGCACCATCTACTGTGGGAGGTGGTCGACAACGCCGTGGACGAGCACCTCGCCGGCTACTGCCACAGCATCACGGTGACCCTGCTGGCCGAGGGGTCGGTGACTGTCGAAGACGACGGACGGGGGATCCCGGTGGGCTTGCACGAGCGTGGAGTCAGCGCTGCCGAAGTCGTGATGACGGTGCTGCATTCCGGCGGCAAGTTCGGACACGACAGCTACAAGGTGTCGGCCGGATTGCATGGAGTTGGGGTCAGCGCGGTCAATGCAGTCAGCGAGTGGCTGAGAATGCAAATCCGCCGGGAGGGTAGAACCTGGTATCAAGAATACCGCCGGGGCAGACCGCTTGCTGCGCTACGTGCCATGGGCTCGACCGACCGCACGGGAACCAAGATCTCGTTCAAGCCGGATCCGGAGGTGTTCAGCAGCACGGAGTTCTCCTTCGAAATCCTGAACAATCGCCTGCGTGAGGTTTCCTTCCTGAACGCCGGGCTGGCCATCACGCTCGAGGACGAACGTCTGGGCAAGACGCTCCACTACAGATTCGAGGGCGGGATTCGACAGTTCGTCACCCTGCTGAACAAGACAAAAAATGCACTCCACGATCAGGTGATCCACATCGACGAGCAGCGTGATGGCGTGGAAGTCGAGCTCGCCATGCAGTGGAACGATTCGTACAACGAAGCCATCTTCTGTTACACCAACAACGTCCACAACAAGGACGGTGGCACACATTTGACGGGACTGCGCGCCGCGCTAACCAAGACGCTGAACGGTTATGGAGTCGCTAACAACTTGCTCAAGGACTTGAAGGGCGGCCTGAGCGGCGAAGACGTCCGAGAAGGCATTACCGCGATCGTATCCATCAAACACCCTGACCCCAGCTTCGATTCTCAAACCAAAGGCAAGCTGGTGTCGAGCGAGGTCAAAGGTATCGTAGAGAGCGTTGTCAACGACAAATTGCGTCAATACTTGGAAGAGAACCCGGCCACCGCGAGGCGCATCATCGACAAGACGGTCGTCGCGGCTCGAGCCCGCGAGGCCGCTCGCAAGGCCCGCGAAATGGTGCAGCGCAAGGGGGTGCTCGACGCGAGCACACTGCCCGGGAAGCTCGCGGACTGTCAAGAACGCGACCCAAGCGCCAGCGAGATCTACATCGTCGAGGGCGATAGCGCCGGAGGCAGCGCCAAGCAGGGCCGCGACCGCCGCAACCAGGCCATTCTTCCACTGCGTGGCAAGATCCTGAACGTCGAGCGCGCGCGTTTCGAGCGGATGCTGTCGAGCACGGAAATCGGAACCCTGATCACGGCCCTCGGGTGCGGCGTAGACGGAGGAGGGAATTTCGACATCGACAAGCTGCGTTACCACCACATCATTATCATGACGGACGCTGACGTGGATGGTTCCCACATCCGAACGCTGCTGTTGACGTTCTTCTATAGACAGATGACGGAAGTGATCCGGCGCGGGCATTTGTATATCGCTCAGCCGCCGCTCTACAAAGTCAAGCGTGGCAAGCGCGAACAGTTTCTCAAGGATGACGATGCGCTCGAGAGCTTCTTGCTGGACACCGGCACCACCGGTCTGACGGTCCGCAGTGCGCTTGCAAACCGCAGTGCGCTTGCAAACCGCGATGCTTCCAACGGCGTCACACTCAGCGGCCAACCGCTCAGGAACCTGCTGAGCGAAGTGGCGCGCTCGCGGGCGCTGCTGGCGCGGCTCAGCCGCCGAGTCGATCCCGCGGTGGCGCGCGCCTTCCTGAGCCTCGACTCGCTCGACGTCGAAGACCTTCGGGATCGGACCCGGGTGGAGCGAACCGTAGCGGCTTTGCGAAGCAGGCTCGAGGAGAGCCGGCACACGACGTTGATCCAGATCGACGTGGAACGCGACGAAGAGCACGGGCGCTACCGGATCCTGCTAACGACCCGCAAGGGAGTGAGCACCCGCAAGACCGCTATCGGCTTCGACTTGCTCACCGCGGGCGATTTCTTGGAGCTGAAGGCGATCAGCTCCGGTCTAAGGGCCTTGGGTGACCCTCCCTTCGTGGCGTTCAGCGAACGCGACGGCAAGACCTCGGAGCTTCGGCAGGTCAGCGATCTCGGCGAGCTGTGGACCTTGGTGGACGAGCGGTCGCGCAAGGGTCTTTCGATTCAGCGCTACAAGGGGCTCGGGGAAATGAATGCAGAGACCTTGTGGGAAACTACGATGAACCCCGAAACACGCATGCTCCTTCAGGTGCGGATCGAGGACGCGGTCGAAGCCGAGGAGATGTTCACCGTGCTGATGGGCGAGCAGGTCGAGGCGCGACGCGAGTTCATCGAGAGGAATGCACTGAGCGTGCGCAACCTGGACATCTAGATCTCGGGGTTCGTAGCCAAGGCAACGAGCAATTTCGCCTGCAGGCCGCCGAAGGACCCGTTGGACATGACCACGACGCTGTCTTGCGGCTGGGCGAGCTCGCTGATCCGGGCCACCGTGGCATCCACGCCGGGAGGCGTTTCAGCCAGCCCGCCGTGCTTCCGAATCTGTTCGGCGATCGCGGCAACGTCAAGACGTTGGCCTGGTGGAATCTCCGGACGACCCACGGGCGCCAAGAGCGTGAAGTCTGCGGCGCGGAAGGCTTGTGCGTAAACGTCCTGATGCACGCGGCGGGAGGCCGTCGCGCTACGAGGCTCGAATACCGCGATCAAGCGACCGGCCGGATTCCGGGCGCGCAAGGCCGCCAGCGTTGCAGTCACAGCCGTGGGGTGATGCGCGAAGTCGTCGTAGACACGCACACCGTGCGCCTCGCCGATCAGTTCCTGGCGTCGCTTCGCACCACGCACCCGAGAAACGAGCGCGCGCAGGCGATCCAGGGGCACGCCGGCGCCCTCGGCCGCCATCGCGATGGCGGCAAGCACGTTGCGCAAGTTGTGCTGGCCGCTCAGCGGCGTCGCCAGGCGACCGCAGAAACTACCGCCCACGAATAGGTCGAAGGGCTGCACGCCCGAGGCCATAGGCACCGCGGCTGCGCTCCAAACCGGCTGCACGTCGCCGCAGTCGTCTCCCTCCAGAGCGTAGAATCGCACCCGGCAGCGCGCCCCCGCCGCTAGCGCGCGCACCTCGGGGTCGCCTGCGTAGGCGACGAGCAGCCCCTCGGGCGGTATTCGCTCCACAAACTCGTGAAACGCTGCCCGATAAGCGTCGAGTGTCGGATAGATGTCGATGTGATCGAGCTCGAGCGACGTCAGCGCAACGACGTGCGGGCGGTAGTGCCAGAACTTGGGAGTCTTGTCGAAGAACGCACTGTCGTATTCGTCCCCCTCGATTACAAAGGGACCGCCGGGGTGTCCCGCACGGAAGCTGTCATCGAGATCGTGGGGGACGCCGCCGATCAAGAATCCCGGCTCGCAACCAGCAAGCAAGAACATCTTTGCCAAGAGCGTCGTGGTGGTCGTCTTGCCGTGTGTGCCCGCAACGACAAAGCTCTGCCGCCCGCGCAGGACGAACTCGTCGAGCGCGGCCGGCATCGATCGACACGGTATGGCGGCCTCGATCGCAGCACGCGCCTCTGCGTTGTCGGGGCGACAAACATTGCCCACCACGACCAGATCGGGGCGCGGATCGAGGTTGCCGGCACAAAAGCCCTGCCTGGTTTCCACTCCCCAACGCTCAAGCGCGTCGGCCATGGGCGGATGAAAGGCGCGGTCGCTGCCTCCGACCCGATGACCCAGGCTTTTCAGCAAGCCGGCCAACGGCCCCATGCCGGTACCACAAACGCCGACCAAATGGATATACATGAGCGAACGCCTGCTGCCTTTGTGCCTACCCCAAGGCCGTCCCGAACGCAAAGCGCGAGCAAGGCGACTCGGCAGCCCGGGCAGTGGTCGTGAGGCAACCGGTTGACAGCGCCGCAGACGGCTCCATAGTAGTATGGAACGTCGTAGGGGCTTCCAGGACGATGGCGGAGCAGCAACCTTCCAGAAAAAGCAGGCCGAAAGGCGAGCGCACAGGTGGCGGGGGGCTCAGGGATGCCCTGCGCGACTTTGTCGAAGCGCTCAAAGGTCTTATGGCCCCCGGCGCCGAACCCGTGCCCGTCCCGATCCCGAACATCCCGCTTCGCCGGCGCTGAATCCCTGGCTCGGGGAAGTTGCGCAGCAGCCCTATTGGTTCGCAGCAGCCCTATTGGTTCGCAGCAGCCCTATTGGTCCGCAACAGCAACATAGCGCATGCGCAGGTCGGTCAACACTTGAGACAACAAGCGCTCTTCCTCGCCGGTCAGGTTACCCCTGGTCTTCTCCTCCAGGATGCCGAGGACATCGATGGTCTGGCGAGCCATGGCGAGCTTTGCTGCCTGGGTTTCGTCCTCGTTTGGCTCTTGATCCAGATGAGCGATCGCCGATGTCACGAGAGACAGTACGAAGGTGTTGAAATCGATCGGTGGGATCCCGCCGCTCTCGCTTTCGTCTTTGGATTGCTGCTCGCGGTCGCTGCTCATCGCATCCTCCCGGCCTCGGAACCCGACATAGTAAAGATGGTCTCGAGTTGGCGAGCCCGAGACTAGAACACGCCGATAGAGAAGTGAACCACGCCCGCGGCAGGACCGTCAAACTGCGGCCGGCGGTTGACCACCATCCCCCAATCCAGTGCGAGCGGGCCGACCGGGGTCGCGAGACGAAGGCCCAAACCGGCGGTGTAGCGGAGCTTGAAGCGATGCAAGATCCGATCGGGGTCGCTCCACAGGTTGCCGATGTCCGTGAATACCCCGGCTTGCAAGCGGCCGATGATGGGAAAGCGCAGCTCGCTTCTGAACAGCACGAAGGCATCACCACTGCGAACCACCGCGTTGGCGTCAACGCCGGCCATGGGATTGTCGAGGATTCCGTCAGCCGTGTCCTGAGGCACCAGCGCATCCTGGAAGAAGCCACGCATGGTATCTACGCCGCCTAGAAAGAACGCCCGGTTGGGATAGGTTTCCGACCCTGCCTTCAGGTGGAGTATCCCTCCCAAGCGCAGTTGGCTGGCAAGCACGATGTCCTGGCCGAGCGGCGCATAGCTACTGGTCGTCAGCGCCATCTTCATGAAGTGGCTGACGAA
This genomic interval carries:
- a CDS encoding metallophosphoesterase, producing the protein MKTPPGIESAIKQHKANYIIFSDVHLGSDLVQHARPWTVGRLRRMLQIDRDLATMLDYYCRHADRERPWCLVIAGDLVDFVGMAIAPKPDAALQTPLTEEEKTHGLGSSRDHAEAKMRVVAQRHALVFCKLAQFVAQGHSLILIRGNHDVEFHWRKARRAFVQALMERAEGLSDRPAARHDYERRIEFHPWFYYVKGLLYVEHGHQYDEACSYHHVLNPVSPKDPHRISWSLSDILLRYVARPFPGVGAEGHDNNSILDYVRLATSMGGRRCLRLGSRFSAAIVHTFKEWQAHRHPHKARVRAKHERKLRRLARRLGLPEERMLALSALAAPPITGRFLGIVRSLFLDGVIAFGIVVGGLGIVGFLGLAPWPYLPALSTALAVGLYVWMQQVRVADAAAGLREGAQRIAELMPARYIVMGHTHSPAVETLADGVTYVNVGSWGVDELDGGERAAPRTHLVIRHVDGKPHAQFYAWDPATGPLPVNLSR
- the gyrB gene encoding DNA topoisomerase (ATP-hydrolyzing) subunit B gives rise to the protein MSETSSEAVEYGESSIQVLEGLEAVRKRPGMYLGDVHDGTGLHHLLWEVVDNAVDEHLAGYCHSITVTLLAEGSVTVEDDGRGIPVGLHERGVSAAEVVMTVLHSGGKFGHDSYKVSAGLHGVGVSAVNAVSEWLRMQIRREGRTWYQEYRRGRPLAALRAMGSTDRTGTKISFKPDPEVFSSTEFSFEILNNRLREVSFLNAGLAITLEDERLGKTLHYRFEGGIRQFVTLLNKTKNALHDQVIHIDEQRDGVEVELAMQWNDSYNEAIFCYTNNVHNKDGGTHLTGLRAALTKTLNGYGVANNLLKDLKGGLSGEDVREGITAIVSIKHPDPSFDSQTKGKLVSSEVKGIVESVVNDKLRQYLEENPATARRIIDKTVVAARAREAARKAREMVQRKGVLDASTLPGKLADCQERDPSASEIYIVEGDSAGGSAKQGRDRRNQAILPLRGKILNVERARFERMLSSTEIGTLITALGCGVDGGGNFDIDKLRYHHIIIMTDADVDGSHIRTLLLTFFYRQMTEVIRRGHLYIAQPPLYKVKRGKREQFLKDDDALESFLLDTGTTGLTVRSALANRSALANRDASNGVTLSGQPLRNLLSEVARSRALLARLSRRVDPAVARAFLSLDSLDVEDLRDRTRVERTVAALRSRLEESRHTTLIQIDVERDEEHGRYRILLTTRKGVSTRKTAIGFDLLTAGDFLELKAISSGLRALGDPPFVAFSERDGKTSELRQVSDLGELWTLVDERSRKGLSIQRYKGLGEMNAETLWETTMNPETRMLLQVRIEDAVEAEEMFTVLMGEQVEARREFIERNALSVRNLDI
- a CDS encoding Mur ligase domain-containing protein, giving the protein MYIHLVGVCGTGMGPLAGLLKSLGHRVGGSDRAFHPPMADALERWGVETRQGFCAGNLDPRPDLVVVGNVCRPDNAEARAAIEAAIPCRSMPAALDEFVLRGRQSFVVAGTHGKTTTTTLLAKMFLLAGCEPGFLIGGVPHDLDDSFRAGHPGGPFVIEGDEYDSAFFDKTPKFWHYRPHVVALTSLELDHIDIYPTLDAYRAAFHEFVERIPPEGLLVAYAGDPEVRALAAGARCRVRFYALEGDDCGDVQPVWSAAAVPMASGVQPFDLFVGGSFCGRLATPLSGQHNLRNVLAAIAMAAEGAGVPLDRLRALVSRVRGAKRRQELIGEAHGVRVYDDFAHHPTAVTATLAALRARNPAGRLIAVFEPRSATASRRVHQDVYAQAFRAADFTLLAPVGRPEIPPGQRLDVAAIAEQIRKHGGLAETPPGVDATVARISELAQPQDSVVVMSNGSFGGLQAKLLVALATNPEI
- a CDS encoding DUF1844 domain-containing protein, which gives rise to MSSDREQQSKDESESGGIPPIDFNTFVLSLVTSAIAHLDQEPNEDETQAAKLAMARQTIDVLGILEEKTRGNLTGEEERLLSQVLTDLRMRYVAVADQ